In Ctenopharyngodon idella isolate HZGC_01 chromosome 20, HZGC01, whole genome shotgun sequence, the following proteins share a genomic window:
- the pigc gene encoding phosphatidylinositol N-acetylglucosaminyltransferase subunit C: protein MGADSGPGAPAAVPWRKVLYERQPFPDNYVDRRFLEELRRNIRVRQYRYWAVVHETGLIAQQVSCVAVVLTLWSYMEQGDLEPSMVLWVCLGCALLGYGLYEILGDACVRERTRLADLQSATIFLAFTFGFSPVLKTLTESVSTDTVYAMSAVMLLAHLVSFPYAQPSPPGSLSLNAALFGSVCLASRLPGALHTFTMLSCALLVFALWPCLLHRMRKKAEWSFPWAAVLVCLAGVGGLGSLWPEGALLLSLALITLTLLCPLLLVHLQRHKDNIHGPWDEAEIREDLSRFLN from the coding sequence ATGGGGGCAGACAGCGGTCCGGGAGCTCCTGCAGCTGTCCCGTGGCGTAAAGTGCTGTATGAACGCCAGCCTTTCCCAGACAACTATGTGGACCGGCGTTTTCTGGAGGAGCTGCGGCGCAACATCCGAGTGCGTCAGTACCGTTACTGGGCGGTAGTGCATGAGACGGGGCTCATCGCACAGCAGGTGTCCTGCGTGGCTGTCGTTCTCACATTATGGTCTTATATGGAGCAGGGAGACCTGGAGCCATCGATGGTGTTGTGGGTCTGCCTGGGCTGTGCTCTGCTGGGCTACGGCCTCTACGAGATCCTGGGAGACGCTTGTGTTCGGGAGCGCACACGCCTGGCTGATCTGCAGAGCGCCACCATCTTCCTGGCATTTACCTTTGGGTTTTCACCTGTGTTAAAGACTCTGACCGAGTCGGTTAGTACAGATACTGTGTACGCCATGTCAGCCGTGATGCTCCTGGCTCACTTGGTGTCCTTCCCGTACGCTCAGCCCAGTCCGCCGGGCAGTCTTTCCCTCAACGCGGCTCTTTTCGGGTCGGTGTGCCTGGCGTCTCGGCTGCCTGGCGCCCTGCATACCTTCACCATGCTGAGCTGCGCCCTCCTGGTGTTCGCTCTCTGGCCCTGCCTGCTGCACCGCATGCGGAAGAAGGCGGAGTGGAGCTTCCCGTGGGCAGCGGTGCTGGTGTGTCTGGCTGGAGTCGGGGGTCTGGGTAGCCTGTGGCCCGAGGGAGCGCTTCttctctctctggctctgaTAACGTTAACATTACTCTGTCCACTGTTACTAGTCCACCTGCAGAGGCACAAGGACAATATCCACGGTCCTTGGGACGAGGCAGAGATCAGAGAGGATCTGTCCCGCTTCCTGAACTGA